The following coding sequences are from one Lolium rigidum isolate FL_2022 chromosome 6, APGP_CSIRO_Lrig_0.1, whole genome shotgun sequence window:
- the LOC124660002 gene encoding RING-H2 finger protein ATL39-like translates to MAETKGMHEQTTGCLPVDQSCFALSRLSSAYRNSSNARNNDPACCSTTSYLEVLGISFASLLIILFVLCMIRCYLMRRAVNRVTVGSAAAGAAAAVKKRPVGLGEDAIAALPKFEYRDTGEESDRWECAICLCTMADGEVARQLPRCMHVFHRTCVDMWLVAHTTCPICRAEVVKPADDNHSCAKRPAAEAEAGPSSASASALLQDGERDLEAQL, encoded by the coding sequence ATGGCCGAGACCAAGGGCATGCACGAGCAGACCACCGGGTGCCTCCCCGTCGACCAGTCCTGCTTCGCGCTCTCCCGGCTGTCCAGCGCGTACCGCAACAGCAGCAACGCCCGCAACAACGACCCGGCCTGCTGCTCCACCACCTCCTACCTCGAGGTCCTCGGCATCTCCTTCGCGTCGCTGCTCATCATCCTCTTCGTGCTCTGCATGATACGCTGCTACCTCATGCGGCGGGCCGTGAACCGGGTCACGGTGGGGTCGGCCGCGGCGGGGGCGGCCGCGGCGGTCAAGAAGCGGCCCGTTGGCCTTGGGGAGGACGCCATCGCGGCGCTGCCAAAGTTCGAGTACCGGGACACCGGCGAGGAGAGCGACCGGTGGGAGTGCGCGATATGCCTATGCACGATGGCCGACGGCGAGGTCGCCAGGCAGCTGCCCAGGTGCATGCACGTCTTCCACCGGACCTGCGTCGACATGTGGCTCGTGGCGCACACCACATGCCCCATCTGCCGGGCCGAGGTGGTCAAGCCGGCGGATGACAACCACAGTTGCGCGAAGAggccggccgcggaggcggaggccgggccTTCGTCCGCCTCGGCGTCGGCGTTATTGCAGGATGGCGAGAGGGATTTGGAGGCGCAATTGTAG